From one Halobacteriovorax sp. GB3 genomic stretch:
- a CDS encoding response regulator: MFDFFKKKEESFDELDKNIKDISVYLVDDDPDIITFLKRHIEKRWGFAVSTFKSVQEVTDEINSTKVLPNLVISDVRMPDKSGLSLHFALKDTPIIFITALGGDDIEDSEYTIIGKPISKNHLDELIVEKLQL, encoded by the coding sequence ATGTTTGATTTTTTTAAGAAGAAAGAAGAAAGCTTTGATGAGCTGGATAAGAATATCAAAGATATCTCTGTCTATTTAGTCGATGATGACCCTGACATTATTACCTTTTTAAAGCGCCACATTGAAAAGAGATGGGGCTTCGCTGTTTCTACCTTTAAGTCTGTACAAGAAGTAACAGACGAGATCAATTCTACTAAGGTTTTACCAAACCTTGTTATTTCCGATGTGAGAATGCCTGATAAAAGTGGGTTAAGTCTCCATTTTGCTTTAAAAGACACGCCAATCATCTTTATCACTGCTCTTGGTGGTGATGATATCGAAGATTCTGAATATACAATTATCGGCAAACCTATCTCTAAGAATCACCTCGATGAACTTATTGTGGAAAAATTACAGCTTTAA